A region from the Aegilops tauschii subsp. strangulata cultivar AL8/78 chromosome 5, Aet v6.0, whole genome shotgun sequence genome encodes:
- the LOC109738416 gene encoding E3 ubiquitin-protein ligase Os03g0188200-like, translated as MWWQTHGQGIDVTVLIAMSGDTVLICASVAALVLLSVFTFFCASRGRHGHGSSSSSSHSEQSIDIELGCRYACAGIDEAELATYPTTVYSPGRVDDVRPATAPSTDDSDQPRDHTTCSVCLAEYADGDELRRLPGCRHAFHRRCVDEWLRRRPSCPLCRTSPQSTTVKNS; from the coding sequence ATGTGGTGGCAGACACACGGTCAGGGTATCGATGTGACGGTGTTGATCGCCATGTCCGGGGACACCGTGCTCATCTGCGCCTCCGTGGCCGCGCTCGTCCTGCTCTCCGTCTTCACCTTCTTCTGCGCCAGCCGGGGGCGCCACGGGCACGGTTCCTCGTCATCCTCGTCCCACTCGGAGCAGAGTATCGACATCGAGCTTGGCTGCCGGTACGCCTGCGCGGGGATCGACGAGGCCGAGCTGGCCACGTACCCAACTACGGTATACTCGCCGGGACGGGTCGACGACGTTCGGCCTGCCACCGCGCCTTCGACCGACGACAGCGATCAGCCGCGTGACCACACGACGTGCTCGGTGTGCCTGGCGGAGTACGCGGACGGCGATGAGCTCCGGCGGCTGCCGGGGTGCCGGCATGCGTTCCACCGGCGTTGTGTCGACGAGTGGCTGCGCCGGCGGCCCAGCTGCCCGCTCTGCCGCACGTCGCCGCAGTCCACCACCGTGAAGAATTCCTGA